One Candidatus Ornithobacterium hominis genomic region harbors:
- a CDS encoding phosphoadenylyl-sulfate reductase has product MEINKAVEKIQNQLLNYHQNGNKLCITSSFQSHSLPLLHIATRALPSIDVLFIDTGFHFPETYAFRNQIAEDWGFRLVNVQSKTAKNQQIATSGEFLFANNPEYCCHINKVEPLNDAIEKYDIWIAGLRRDQTKFRATLNEEEILASGVVKFHPILDWNSKMIYEYAQQHHLPKHPLETKGFLSIGCMPCTTNIDTEMERNGRWYGSKKSECGIHLNK; this is encoded by the coding sequence ATGGAAATAAATAAGGCTGTAGAAAAAATTCAAAATCAATTATTAAACTACCATCAAAACGGGAATAAACTGTGCATAACATCTTCTTTTCAGTCGCATAGTTTGCCGCTTTTGCATATCGCTACACGTGCTTTGCCCAGCATAGATGTACTTTTTATAGACACAGGATTTCATTTCCCAGAAACTTACGCTTTCAGAAATCAAATTGCTGAAGATTGGGGATTTCGACTTGTGAACGTGCAGAGTAAAACGGCTAAAAACCAGCAAATTGCAACAAGTGGAGAGTTCTTGTTTGCCAACAACCCTGAATATTGTTGCCATATTAATAAGGTAGAACCACTGAATGATGCGATTGAAAAATACGATATTTGGATTGCTGGTTTGCGAAGAGATCAAACCAAATTCAGAGCTACATTGAACGAAGAGGAAATTTTGGCAAGTGGCGTAGTGAAATTTCATCCGATTTTAGACTGGAATTCCAAGATGATTTATGAATACGCTCAGCAACATCATTTGCCCAAACATCCGCTGGAGACTAAAGGATTTTTGAGCATCGGTTGTATGCCTTGCACCACCAATATTGATACTGAAATGGAAAGAAACGGCAGATGGTATGGCAGCAAAAAAAGCGAATGTGGCATCCATTTAAACAAATAA
- the rpsA gene encoding 30S ribosomal protein S1, whose translation MSEQTKETEATSSANSQENKAQAVKNQPKEERELVNASPSQEDFDWESFESGLNEEDRKEKAELEEMYENTLDELNENEVFKGKVVRITDKEAIVDIDFKSEGVISLNEFRYNPDLKVGDEVEVMVDQREDKNGQLQLSHRKARTLNAWDHVNKANQSGEIVQGNIKARTKGGMIVDVFGIEAFLPGSQIDVKPIRDYEQFVGKNMEFKVVKINPEFKNVVVSHKALIEADIEEQKKEIIGQLEKGQVLQGVVKNITSYGVFVDLGGIDGLIHITDLSWSRINHPNEVVEVDDEINVVILDFDEDKTRIQLGVKQLEAHPWEALDQNIAVGDKIKGKVVVLADYGAFVEVAPGVEGLIHVSEMSWSTHLRSAQDFVQVGDEVEAVVLSVDREERKMSLGMKQLMPDPWTDITSKYPVDSKHTGTVRNFTNFGIFVELEEGVDGLIYISDLSWTQKIKHPSEFCSVGDKLEVVVLELDVEARRLSLGHKQLEDNPWSVYETKYAIGTEHTGNAYNVFDKGAKVRFEDEEIDAFAPARTLDKEDGGRVEQGEDINFKVIEFNKEFKRVVVSHSATYKDEEMKQVKKALENQTQERATLGDLDGLAALKEKMENNE comes from the coding sequence ATGTCTGAACAGACTAAAGAAACGGAAGCTACGTCTTCTGCAAATTCCCAAGAAAACAAAGCTCAAGCTGTTAAAAATCAACCAAAAGAGGAAAGAGAGTTGGTCAACGCCAGCCCTTCCCAAGAGGATTTCGACTGGGAGTCTTTTGAAAGTGGCCTGAACGAGGAGGATCGTAAGGAGAAAGCTGAACTCGAGGAAATGTATGAAAACACACTTGATGAACTGAATGAAAATGAGGTTTTTAAAGGAAAAGTGGTTCGTATAACTGACAAAGAGGCAATCGTGGATATCGACTTCAAATCTGAAGGAGTTATTTCTTTGAATGAATTCCGCTATAACCCTGATTTGAAAGTGGGTGATGAAGTGGAGGTAATGGTAGACCAACGTGAAGATAAAAATGGTCAATTACAGCTTTCTCATAGAAAAGCAAGAACTTTAAACGCTTGGGATCATGTGAATAAAGCAAACCAAAGCGGTGAAATCGTTCAGGGTAACATCAAAGCGAGAACAAAAGGTGGTATGATTGTGGATGTTTTTGGCATTGAGGCTTTTTTACCAGGTTCACAAATCGATGTGAAGCCAATCCGCGACTATGAGCAATTCGTAGGTAAAAACATGGAGTTCAAGGTAGTGAAAATAAACCCTGAATTTAAAAACGTGGTGGTATCTCACAAAGCTTTAATCGAAGCTGATATCGAGGAGCAGAAGAAAGAAATCATTGGTCAGCTGGAAAAAGGCCAAGTACTGCAAGGTGTGGTGAAAAACATCACTTCTTATGGCGTGTTTGTAGACCTAGGCGGTATTGATGGATTAATCCATATTACAGATCTTTCTTGGAGCAGAATCAATCACCCAAATGAGGTCGTAGAAGTAGATGATGAAATCAATGTTGTAATCCTTGATTTTGATGAAGATAAAACAAGAATTCAACTGGGGGTAAAACAATTAGAAGCTCATCCATGGGAAGCGTTAGACCAAAATATTGCTGTCGGAGATAAAATCAAAGGTAAAGTAGTTGTGCTTGCTGACTATGGTGCTTTTGTAGAAGTAGCCCCAGGAGTAGAAGGCTTGATTCACGTTTCTGAAATGAGCTGGAGTACACATTTGCGTTCCGCTCAAGACTTCGTTCAAGTAGGAGATGAAGTAGAAGCTGTTGTCTTAAGTGTTGACAGAGAAGAGCGTAAGATGTCTCTTGGTATGAAACAATTAATGCCAGACCCTTGGACTGACATTACTTCAAAATATCCAGTAGATTCTAAGCATACTGGTACCGTAAGAAACTTCACTAACTTTGGTATTTTCGTAGAATTAGAGGAAGGAGTTGATGGATTGATTTACATTTCTGATCTTTCTTGGACTCAGAAAATCAAGCACCCTTCAGAATTCTGTAGCGTTGGAGACAAACTAGAAGTTGTTGTGCTAGAACTAGACGTAGAAGCTCGCCGATTAAGCTTAGGCCACAAGCAATTAGAAGATAACCCTTGGAGTGTTTATGAAACTAAATATGCCATTGGCACTGAACACACTGGTAACGCCTATAATGTGTTTGACAAAGGTGCTAAAGTAAGATTTGAAGATGAAGAAATCGATGCTTTTGCCCCTGCTAGAACATTGGATAAAGAAGATGGTGGACGTGTAGAACAAGGTGAAGATATAAACTTCAAAGTAATTGAATTCAATAAAGAATTTAAGCGTGTAGTTGTTTCTCATTCAGCCACTTATAAAGACGAAGAAATGAAACAGGTGAAAAAAGCTCTAGAAAATCAAACGCAAGAAAGAGCTACACTTGGTGACTTGGATGGTCTTGCTGCACTGAAAGAAAAAATGGAAAACAACGAATAA
- a CDS encoding DEAD/DEAH box helicase — protein sequence MKNKPNSRLKKSQGRKFSDQKGKARPPKDRRRRGRGKSSSKKIKKLDLSPERFQHVGKPIEEIKYQPKYSYKEFPLHPDLLKNLLQLGYIQPTEIQEKSFEPITNIQDVLAIANTGTGKTAAFLIPTINSMLYSDTRFSCLILVPTRELAEQVEAEFKAISRGLKLFGTSFIGGTSIKKDLKTLQKPFDFVIGTPGRLIDLANRKALKFNDFSILILDEFDRMLDMGFSQDVLEINRQLTQKDQTLLFSATLAENQKEIITQFVKNPIKIHVSSGKATAEHIDQDVVFFNRRNKFDKLIDLISQKDFEKVLIFSETKQSVSEITKKLKQNKFKVDEIHGDKSQNYRKFALKDFKRGKINILVATDVAARGLDISDVTHVINYQIPQDYETYIHRIGRTGRAGKKGNAFTFYEEKKSN from the coding sequence ATGAAAAACAAACCAAATTCAAGACTTAAGAAAAGTCAAGGTCGAAAATTTTCTGACCAAAAAGGGAAAGCAAGACCCCCAAAAGATAGAAGGAGAAGAGGAAGAGGAAAATCTTCTTCCAAAAAAATAAAAAAACTGGATTTAAGTCCAGAACGCTTTCAGCACGTAGGCAAACCTATAGAAGAAATCAAATATCAACCCAAGTACAGCTACAAGGAGTTTCCGCTACACCCTGATTTATTAAAAAACTTGCTACAGCTTGGCTATATTCAGCCGACAGAAATTCAAGAAAAATCCTTTGAGCCAATCACTAATATTCAAGATGTTTTAGCCATAGCCAATACTGGGACTGGGAAAACAGCTGCTTTTTTAATTCCCACGATCAACAGTATGTTGTATAGTGACACGCGATTTTCTTGCTTGATTTTGGTTCCTACCCGCGAATTAGCAGAGCAAGTCGAAGCAGAATTTAAAGCTATTTCTAGAGGATTAAAACTTTTTGGAACTTCATTCATCGGCGGGACTAGCATCAAGAAAGATTTGAAAACCTTGCAAAAACCTTTTGATTTTGTGATTGGTACACCAGGTCGTTTGATAGATTTAGCCAACCGAAAAGCCTTAAAATTCAATGACTTTTCAATTTTAATTTTAGATGAATTTGACCGCATGCTTGATATGGGCTTTAGCCAAGATGTACTAGAAATCAATCGCCAACTGACACAGAAAGATCAAACTTTGCTTTTCTCTGCTACACTCGCTGAAAATCAAAAAGAAATCATCACACAATTCGTCAAAAATCCTATAAAAATTCATGTAAGCAGCGGTAAGGCAACAGCAGAACATATTGACCAAGATGTCGTTTTCTTCAATCGAAGAAATAAATTTGACAAGCTGATTGATTTAATTTCTCAGAAAGATTTTGAAAAAGTTTTAATCTTCTCTGAAACCAAACAGAGTGTTTCTGAAATTACAAAAAAATTAAAACAAAATAAATTTAAAGTCGATGAAATTCATGGTGATAAATCTCAAAATTACCGAAAATTTGCACTCAAGGACTTCAAGCGTGGAAAAATTAATATCTTAGTCGCTACTGATGTAGCTGCCCGTGGCCTAGACATCTCTGATGTGACGCACGTCATCAATTACCAAATTCCACAAGATTATGAAACCTACATCCACCGTATTGGGCGAACGGGGCGCGCAGGAAAAAAAGGAAACGCATTTACGTTCTACGAAGAGAAAAAATCGAATTAA
- a CDS encoding RNA-binding S4 domain-containing protein, with product MRIDKFLWCVRYFKTRSLATEVVKKNRVWVNGELAKPSKDVLVGDCIKLRKNQIFYEFEVLKIPSSRMGAKLVGLHIKDLTDKKQLEELKIRQTDQNYYRQKGEGRPTKKDRRELDDFMADFDDF from the coding sequence ATGCGGATTGATAAATTTCTGTGGTGTGTACGCTATTTCAAAACCCGAAGCCTTGCTACAGAAGTTGTGAAAAAAAACAGAGTTTGGGTCAACGGAGAGCTGGCAAAACCATCTAAAGACGTATTGGTAGGCGACTGCATAAAGCTTCGCAAAAATCAAATTTTCTATGAATTTGAGGTTTTGAAAATTCCTTCTAGCCGAATGGGTGCTAAATTGGTAGGACTTCACATCAAAGATTTAACCGACAAAAAACAACTCGAGGAACTGAAAATCAGGCAGACTGACCAAAATTATTACCGCCAAAAAGGCGAAGGTCGACCAACTAAAAAAGATCGTCGAGAGCTTGATGATTTTATGGCTGATTTTGATGATTTTTAA
- a CDS encoding shikimate kinase: protein MVLTLVGYMGAGKSTIGKKLAQELNVQFVDLDEFIEEKEQQPIPILFKEKGEIYFRKKENQYLKIFFQKHEKAILSTGGGTPVFYNNMELINQNSFSVYLRANPQQLAQRISPKIKERPLVAHLSKEDLPEFIAKHLFERRIFYEQAKVTLSTEHQPLEKVVGEILQAFKNHQNQP from the coding sequence ATGGTCTTGACATTAGTGGGTTACATGGGAGCTGGGAAATCAACCATAGGTAAAAAATTGGCTCAGGAATTAAATGTTCAATTTGTTGATTTAGATGAATTTATAGAAGAAAAAGAGCAACAGCCTATCCCAATCCTATTCAAAGAAAAAGGGGAAATTTACTTCCGAAAAAAAGAGAACCAATATTTGAAAATATTTTTCCAAAAGCATGAAAAAGCAATTCTCAGCACGGGTGGCGGGACGCCTGTTTTTTATAATAATATGGAACTCATTAATCAAAATTCATTTTCGGTATATTTGAGAGCTAATCCACAGCAGCTGGCGCAGCGAATTTCCCCTAAAATCAAAGAAAGACCTTTGGTGGCTCACCTCAGTAAAGAAGATTTACCTGAGTTTATAGCGAAACATCTTTTTGAACGCCGTATTTTCTATGAACAAGCAAAAGTGACTCTTTCTACCGAGCATCAGCCTTTAGAAAAAGTAGTGGGAGAAATTTTACAAGCCTTTAAAAATCATCAAAATCAGCCATAA
- a CDS encoding hydrogen peroxide-inducible genes activator: MTIIQLEYVLAVAESKNFTLAAKKAYVTQPTLSMQIQKLESELGVDIFDRSTHPIRVTKIGEKILAQAKTILNEVQRMPAIVNEEKTNLSGDFRLGVIPTVLPTLVPLFYKIFNKKFKHANLIMQEMKTEEILISLRENTIDFGIAVTPLLQPDMVEELLYYEPMLAFVPEGHRLSQRKNISEEDLDIRDLILLEEGHCFRNNVLSICHHFQQQEEKSLMIESGSFQTLIKLAKDGFGMTVLPALAVNDLKMEDKNFIKPFKNPVPTREVSLIYHNSQLRMSFAKELKNLIRSVLRGMIFLESERNTLPYLNK, translated from the coding sequence ATGACGATTATTCAATTAGAATATGTGTTGGCTGTGGCTGAGAGTAAGAATTTTACACTCGCGGCGAAAAAAGCGTATGTGACGCAGCCGACGCTGAGCATGCAAATCCAAAAGCTGGAATCGGAACTGGGTGTTGATATTTTTGATAGAAGTACGCACCCGATTCGGGTAACGAAAATAGGTGAAAAGATTTTAGCTCAAGCTAAAACGATTCTCAATGAGGTGCAGCGAATGCCTGCGATTGTAAATGAGGAGAAAACAAATCTGAGCGGTGATTTTCGCTTGGGAGTAATTCCAACGGTTTTGCCAACTTTGGTACCGCTTTTTTATAAAATTTTTAATAAAAAATTCAAGCATGCAAACCTCATCATGCAAGAGATGAAGACTGAGGAAATATTAATCTCACTACGAGAAAATACCATTGATTTTGGCATTGCGGTAACACCCCTACTTCAACCTGATATGGTGGAGGAATTGCTATACTATGAGCCAATGTTGGCCTTTGTGCCAGAGGGGCATCGCTTGAGTCAAAGAAAGAATATAAGCGAGGAAGATTTGGACATTAGAGATTTGATTTTGCTAGAGGAAGGGCATTGCTTCAGGAATAATGTGCTGTCGATTTGTCACCATTTTCAGCAGCAAGAAGAGAAAAGTTTGATGATAGAGAGTGGGAGCTTTCAGACGTTAATTAAATTAGCTAAAGATGGTTTTGGGATGACTGTTTTGCCTGCGCTAGCTGTAAATGACCTGAAAATGGAGGACAAAAATTTCATAAAACCTTTTAAAAATCCAGTCCCAACGCGAGAGGTGAGTTTAATTTACCACAATAGCCAACTCCGCATGAGTTTTGCTAAAGAATTGAAAAATCTGATTCGCAGTGTGTTGCGTGGCATGATTTTTCTTGAATCGGAACGAAATACGTTACCTTATCTTAATAAATAA
- a CDS encoding translocation/assembly module TamB domain-containing protein — MKFNKRNFFKRLGLGLLSLILILVLATLSLRLPSVQNFVKGKVIHFVQDKIGTPISLERVYVNFPNGLELQNLYVEGQNRDTILLVKNLNVGLAIPKLLDNQAQFTSIELNGLVAFVKRDNNGNFNFDYIVDAFGTTEEKSSKPFIINLDKIDLRNIRLNYSDAITQYQTQVIFKALKTRFKNFDLQENDYALGDLYMEGLRLKLKQDILQEASKKVEKKVDSLSAQSPLKLDLNGIELVDFDIDYKDEITKTYVKVKFDELLSEIKRLDVEKSSFVLDDFVLKNAKIKADLFLASEDSETKNSETNPTNPLHLAVNDFDLENINVLYNNTATTPQKKGIDFNHLDIKNLNFSVSDFEMKDSEIKGEINKGNFEEKSGLVLQKLQTDFEYTQKNIRLKNFLLETPNSLLKNRFEISYHSLEDLTKNPGMAQLDLNLEKSKIGFEDIQILAPEVSNQKIFKNYPNASLALNAKVNGLVDDLNIEELSASGLDDFQLKANGSIKNATKPENLSYNVNLIRLHAQEKTLRRVLPAEALPNNLSLPEKITTKGKLKGNTEQVDTELNINSTDGDALLAGIINWGKSETYDLDLETTNLNLGKIIQNPDLGKMSGAIKVEGNGFDLTSATAKISGNIEHFFYNQYNYSQIELKGNIENSRFNLNLFSNDPAARLNLAVSGVYNDKNPQAKIDGVINKLDFNKLNFYDEALIIAGRVSGSFENLNPDELNGNLYLRDFAVSDTQNVYPIQDIQILAKNTSDFNLLQLNSSFADAKLEGKYRVSQIFQALEKTLNQYYPFFKNSKGLENIDPHQFFHFSVEIKNDNLLKNLIPNLNSFEPISISGDFNADFQKIILNAEIPQVDYAGNEINNANLNIDNVNQALVFQVKWDELKSGRFKILNSSLEGSVKDQQILYSFSSKDQNQNIAYAIDGSAQRLDEVFQLSLSPGQLVLNGENWHVEHDNQITVHPEGINAQNFKLSHGNSFLSLESSGSAPFSPLRLDIEDFKLETLTALAQQDTLLAKGILNGSFELKNLMKSPQVNGNLKVDSLQVFNAPLGHLDVNLNQRSAEHINTQIELKGNGNQVNLDGNYNLVNDDLNFELLIDRLNMTSIQGFTAQQIKEAEGFLSGNLEIFGKSDSPSIHGKLKFNDVGMFVTTLGTKFQGMNDELLFQPKGIEVNQFSIFDKDKNQMLLDGTIFTQKYQDFSFDLRLTAKDFKIVDAEKNSENLVGGVLSVDTDLAIKGDLDLPKIGGNINIDKPTDFSFTIPQSSPSLKKREGVVEFIDQDQVVLNQSLKKDSVDRTSRIKGLDVAVDIHVKKEAKLSIIVDQATGDFIQLQGEAELSGGIDPSGKTSLTGIYEVNEGAYQLNINLLQRKFNIQKGSTITWAGDPLSANIDITAVYKTETAPIDLLEQQISGLNGASLNIYKQKIPFNTLLMMKGDLMKPEISFDINVDGNNAGVATEVIDNTKTKLSLIRNDSNEMNKQVFALLLLNRFIGENPFQSNSGLSPESMARQSVSRILSEQLNQLASDLIDGVDLNFDLESREDYTTGKKQNRTDLNVSLSKRLLDDRLKVTVGNKFGVEGEARTNEDMTNIAGEISLDYSLSRDGKYILRAYRKNEYQVALQGQVIETGLGFIITLEYNDFAEIFRKTKNPKSN; from the coding sequence TTGAAATTTAACAAAAGAAACTTTTTTAAACGACTTGGCTTAGGTTTACTGAGCTTGATTTTGATTTTAGTACTAGCGACGCTAAGTTTGCGTTTGCCAAGTGTACAAAATTTTGTGAAAGGCAAAGTGATTCACTTTGTTCAAGATAAAATTGGCACACCAATTTCGCTAGAGCGTGTCTATGTGAACTTCCCCAACGGGCTGGAATTGCAAAATCTATACGTAGAGGGGCAAAATAGAGATACAATTTTGCTGGTAAAAAACCTCAATGTAGGCTTAGCGATACCCAAGTTACTAGACAATCAGGCTCAATTTACTTCGATTGAACTGAATGGTTTGGTGGCTTTTGTGAAGCGTGATAATAATGGAAATTTTAATTTTGACTACATCGTCGATGCTTTTGGTACGACGGAAGAGAAGTCTTCAAAACCTTTCATCATCAATCTAGATAAGATTGATTTGAGGAATATCCGCCTGAATTATAGCGATGCAATAACTCAATACCAAACGCAAGTGATTTTTAAAGCACTAAAGACGCGTTTTAAGAATTTTGATTTGCAAGAGAATGATTACGCTCTCGGAGATTTGTATATGGAGGGTCTGCGACTGAAACTCAAGCAAGATATTTTGCAAGAAGCCTCTAAAAAAGTGGAGAAAAAAGTAGATTCACTATCGGCTCAAAGCCCATTAAAGCTAGATTTAAACGGAATTGAACTAGTTGATTTTGACATTGATTATAAAGATGAAATCACTAAAACTTATGTGAAAGTAAAGTTTGATGAACTGTTAAGCGAAATTAAACGGCTAGATGTAGAGAAAAGTAGTTTCGTACTGGATGATTTTGTGCTGAAAAATGCTAAAATCAAGGCTGATTTGTTTTTAGCCAGTGAAGATTCTGAAACCAAAAATTCAGAAACCAATCCAACTAACCCCTTGCATTTGGCTGTAAATGATTTTGATTTAGAGAACATTAATGTTCTATACAATAATACGGCAACTACTCCACAGAAAAAAGGAATTGACTTCAATCATTTAGACATTAAAAATCTGAATTTCAGTGTCTCTGATTTTGAAATGAAAGATTCTGAGATAAAGGGTGAAATTAATAAAGGTAATTTTGAGGAAAAAAGTGGACTGGTTCTCCAAAAACTTCAAACAGACTTTGAATATACTCAAAAAAATATAAGGCTTAAAAATTTTTTGCTAGAAACACCTAATTCTCTGCTAAAAAATCGTTTTGAAATTTCCTATCATTCTTTAGAGGATTTGACTAAAAATCCAGGGATGGCTCAACTTGATTTAAATTTAGAAAAATCTAAAATTGGATTTGAAGATATTCAGATTTTGGCACCCGAGGTTTCCAATCAAAAAATATTCAAAAATTACCCAAATGCTTCGCTAGCTCTTAATGCTAAAGTAAATGGCTTGGTGGATGATTTGAATATTGAGGAACTATCGGCATCAGGCTTAGATGATTTTCAGTTGAAAGCAAACGGAAGCATCAAAAACGCAACGAAACCTGAAAATTTATCTTATAATGTAAATCTTATCCGCCTGCATGCTCAAGAAAAAACACTTCGCCGAGTTTTGCCTGCTGAGGCGCTGCCAAACAATCTTTCTCTACCTGAAAAAATCACTACCAAAGGGAAATTGAAAGGGAATACAGAGCAAGTTGATACAGAACTTAACATTAATTCTACCGATGGCGATGCGCTATTAGCCGGCATCATAAACTGGGGAAAATCAGAGACTTATGATTTAGATTTAGAAACAACGAATCTAAATTTAGGAAAAATTATTCAAAACCCAGATTTGGGCAAAATGAGCGGGGCAATAAAGGTAGAAGGCAATGGCTTTGATTTAACTTCTGCTACAGCAAAAATTTCAGGGAATATTGAGCATTTTTTCTACAATCAATATAATTACAGCCAAATTGAGCTAAAGGGTAACATTGAAAATTCTAGGTTTAATTTAAATCTATTCTCAAATGACCCTGCGGCACGTTTAAATTTAGCAGTCAGTGGAGTTTACAACGATAAAAATCCACAAGCTAAAATAGATGGTGTCATTAATAAATTGGATTTCAATAAATTAAACTTCTATGATGAAGCACTGATTATTGCTGGGAGAGTTAGTGGAAGTTTTGAAAATTTAAATCCTGATGAGCTCAATGGGAATTTATATTTGAGGGATTTTGCCGTGTCTGACACTCAAAATGTTTATCCTATTCAGGATATTCAGATTTTAGCAAAAAATACGTCAGATTTTAATTTATTACAGCTGAATTCATCTTTTGCTGATGCAAAATTGGAGGGGAAATATCGTGTTTCACAAATTTTTCAAGCCTTAGAAAAAACTTTAAATCAATATTATCCATTTTTTAAAAATTCTAAAGGCTTAGAAAATATTGACCCTCATCAGTTTTTTCATTTTTCGGTAGAAATAAAAAATGATAATCTTCTAAAGAATTTGATTCCAAACTTAAATTCCTTTGAGCCTATTTCTATCTCTGGAGATTTCAATGCTGATTTTCAAAAAATCATCCTCAATGCAGAGATTCCTCAGGTGGACTATGCTGGAAATGAAATCAATAATGCTAATCTAAATATTGACAATGTAAACCAAGCTTTGGTTTTCCAGGTCAAGTGGGATGAGCTGAAATCTGGACGGTTTAAAATTTTAAATTCATCACTAGAGGGCTCGGTGAAAGATCAGCAAATTTTATATTCTTTTTCTTCTAAAGACCAAAATCAAAATATCGCCTATGCTATTGACGGAAGTGCACAGCGACTGGATGAAGTTTTTCAGCTATCCCTCAGCCCTGGGCAATTGGTGCTGAACGGAGAAAACTGGCATGTGGAGCATGATAATCAAATCACGGTGCACCCCGAAGGAATTAATGCTCAAAATTTCAAACTCTCGCACGGGAATAGCTTTCTCTCTTTGGAGTCTAGTGGTTCTGCTCCATTTTCACCGTTGCGTCTAGATATTGAGGACTTTAAACTTGAAACGCTCACAGCTCTAGCTCAGCAAGATACGCTACTGGCTAAAGGTATTTTGAACGGAAGTTTTGAGCTGAAAAATTTAATGAAATCTCCTCAAGTTAATGGGAATTTAAAAGTAGATAGTTTGCAGGTTTTCAATGCTCCTTTGGGGCATTTGGATGTGAATTTAAATCAAAGATCGGCAGAACATATAAATACACAAATAGAGCTGAAAGGAAATGGAAATCAAGTGAATCTGGATGGAAATTACAATTTAGTAAATGATGACTTAAACTTTGAATTATTGATTGACCGCTTGAATATGACTAGTATTCAAGGATTTACAGCTCAGCAAATAAAAGAGGCAGAGGGTTTCTTATCAGGTAATTTAGAGATTTTTGGCAAGTCTGATTCGCCTTCCATCCACGGAAAATTAAAATTCAATGATGTAGGTATGTTTGTGACTACATTGGGAACTAAGTTTCAGGGTATGAATGATGAGTTGCTGTTTCAGCCAAAGGGAATTGAAGTCAATCAGTTCAGCATATTTGATAAAGATAAAAATCAAATGTTGCTTGACGGAACTATTTTCACTCAAAAATACCAAGATTTTTCTTTTGATTTACGTTTGACTGCTAAAGACTTTAAAATCGTCGATGCTGAAAAAAATAGTGAAAATTTAGTCGGCGGTGTACTTTCTGTTGACACTGATTTGGCCATCAAAGGTGATTTAGATTTGCCTAAAATAGGCGGAAATATAAATATTGATAAGCCTACAGATTTTAGCTTTACGATACCGCAAAGCAGCCCCAGTTTGAAGAAAAGAGAAGGCGTTGTAGAATTCATAGACCAAGACCAAGTTGTCTTAAATCAAAGCTTAAAAAAGGATAGTGTTGATAGAACTTCACGCATCAAAGGCTTAGATGTTGCCGTAGACATTCATGTGAAAAAAGAAGCTAAACTCTCCATTATTGTAGACCAAGCAACGGGTGATTTTATACAATTGCAAGGAGAGGCTGAGCTTTCTGGGGGTATTGACCCTTCAGGAAAAACGAGTCTAACGGGTATTTACGAGGTTAACGAAGGAGCTTACCAATTAAATATCAATTTATTACAAAGAAAATTTAATATCCAGAAAGGCAGCACTATCACATGGGCAGGAGACCCGCTCTCTGCCAATATTGACATCACAGCGGTTTACAAAACTGAAACCGCTCCTATTGATTTGCTAGAACAGCAAATTTCAGGATTAAATGGTGCAAGTTTGAATATTTATAAACAGAAGATTCCTTTCAATACATTACTGATGATGAAAGGAGATTTGATGAAACCTGAAATTTCGTTTGACATCAATGTCGATGGAAATAATGCTGGTGTAGCAACGGAGGTAATTGATAATACTAAAACAAAGCTTTCGCTCATCAGAAATGATAGCAATGAGATGAACAAACAAGTTTTTGCCTTGCTTCTACTCAACCGCTTTATTGGTGAAAATCCCTTCCAAAGCAATTCAGGTCTATCGCCAGAATCGATGGCACGCCAAAGCGTGAGCCGCATTTTATCTGAGCAATTAAATCAATTAGCTTCTGATTTGATTGATGGCGTGGACTTAAATTTTGATTTAGAAAGTCGTGAGGACTATACCACTGGTAAAAAACAAAATCGTACAGATTTAAATGTTTCTTTAAGTAAAAGATTGCTCGATGATCGCCTGAAAGTCACCGTGGGCAATAAATTTGGTGTGGAAGGCGAAGCACGCACCAATGAAGATATGACCAACATCGCTGGTGAAATTTCATTAGACTATAGCCTCTCGCGCGACGGCAAGTACATTTTGAGAGCTTACAGGAAGAATGAGTACCAAGTTGCACTTCAAGGTCAAGTGATAGAGACAGGCTTAGGTTTTATCATCACTTTAGAATACAATGATTTTGCTGAAATCTTTAGAAAAACGAAAAATCCTAAAAGCAATTAA